From Suncus etruscus isolate mSunEtr1 chromosome 6, mSunEtr1.pri.cur, whole genome shotgun sequence, one genomic window encodes:
- the HYI gene encoding putative hydroxypyruvate isomerase isoform X2 encodes MAPLRFSANVSWLFPELPDLPARLRAAGSSGFEAAEVGWPYAERPEALARAAREAGLKLVLINTPPGDREKGEMGLGAVPGRQAAFREGLEQAVQYAKALGCPRIHLMAGRVPQGADGAAMRGEMEAVFLENLKHAAGVLAQENLVGLLEPINTRITDPRYFLDTPQQAAAILQKVGRPNLQLQMIMGGNLTKTIQEFLPIVGHVQIAQVPGRGEPGSPGELNFPYLFQLLEDEGYRGFVGCEYQPQGDTAEGLSWLRSYWDKRGYPRTGQ; translated from the exons ATGGCACCGCTACGCTTCTCGGCCAACGTGTCGTGGCTGTTCCCCGAGCTCCCTGACCTCCCGGCGCGACTCCGAGCCGCGGGCAGCTCGGGCTTCGAGGCGGCCGAGGTGGGCTGGCCCTACGCGGAGCGCCCCGAGGCGCTGGCACGCGCGGCGCGGGAAGCGGGGCTCAAGCTGGTGCTGATCAACACGCCTCCCG GAGAccgagagaagggggagatgggGCTGGGCGCCGTGCCTGGGAGGCAGGCGGCTTTCCGAGAGGGCCTGGAGCAGGCGGTGCAGTACGCCAAGGCCCTGGGCTGCCCCAG GATTCACCTGATGGCCGGCAGAGTACCCCAGGGGGCTGACGGAGCGGCCATGAGGGGCGAAATGGAGGCAGTGTTTCTGGAGAATTTGAAGCATGCTGCTGGAGTTCTGGCTCAG GAGAACCTCGTGGGACTGCTGGAGCCCATTAACACACGTATCACAGACCCCCGTTACTTCCTGGACACACCCCAGCAGG CGGCAGCCATCTTACAGAAGGTTGGAAGGCCCAACCTCCAGTTACAAATG ATCATGGGAGGAAACCTGACCAAAACCATCCAAGAGTTCTTACCCATCGTGG GGCATGTGCAGATAGCACAGGTTCCTGGCCGGGGGGAACCTGGGAGCCCCGGAGAACTGAACTTCCCGTATCTGTTCCAACTGTTGGAGGATGAAGGCTACAGAGGTTTCGTGGGCTGCGAGTACCAACCTCAAG GAGACACAGCAGAGGGCTTGAGCTGGCTCCGTTCCTACTGGGATAAGCGGGGCTACCCCAGGACTGGCCAGTGA
- the HYI gene encoding putative hydroxypyruvate isomerase isoform X1, with the protein MAPLRFSANVSWLFPELPDLPARLRAAGSSGFEAAEVGWPYAERPEALARAAREAGLKLVLINTPPGDREKGEMGLGAVPGRQAAFREGLEQAVQYAKALGCPRIHLMAGRVPQGADGAAMRGEMEAVFLENLKHAAGVLAQENLVGLLEPINTRITDPRYFLDTPQQAAAILQKVGRPNLQLQMDLFHWQIMGGNLTKTIQEFLPIVGHVQIAQVPGRGEPGSPGELNFPYLFQLLEDEGYRGFVGCEYQPQGDTAEGLSWLRSYWDKRGYPRTGQ; encoded by the exons ATGGCACCGCTACGCTTCTCGGCCAACGTGTCGTGGCTGTTCCCCGAGCTCCCTGACCTCCCGGCGCGACTCCGAGCCGCGGGCAGCTCGGGCTTCGAGGCGGCCGAGGTGGGCTGGCCCTACGCGGAGCGCCCCGAGGCGCTGGCACGCGCGGCGCGGGAAGCGGGGCTCAAGCTGGTGCTGATCAACACGCCTCCCG GAGAccgagagaagggggagatgggGCTGGGCGCCGTGCCTGGGAGGCAGGCGGCTTTCCGAGAGGGCCTGGAGCAGGCGGTGCAGTACGCCAAGGCCCTGGGCTGCCCCAG GATTCACCTGATGGCCGGCAGAGTACCCCAGGGGGCTGACGGAGCGGCCATGAGGGGCGAAATGGAGGCAGTGTTTCTGGAGAATTTGAAGCATGCTGCTGGAGTTCTGGCTCAG GAGAACCTCGTGGGACTGCTGGAGCCCATTAACACACGTATCACAGACCCCCGTTACTTCCTGGACACACCCCAGCAGG CGGCAGCCATCTTACAGAAGGTTGGAAGGCCCAACCTCCAGTTACAAATG GACTTATTCCATTGGCAGATCATGGGAGGAAACCTGACCAAAACCATCCAAGAGTTCTTACCCATCGTGG GGCATGTGCAGATAGCACAGGTTCCTGGCCGGGGGGAACCTGGGAGCCCCGGAGAACTGAACTTCCCGTATCTGTTCCAACTGTTGGAGGATGAAGGCTACAGAGGTTTCGTGGGCTGCGAGTACCAACCTCAAG GAGACACAGCAGAGGGCTTGAGCTGGCTCCGTTCCTACTGGGATAAGCGGGGCTACCCCAGGACTGGCCAGTGA